The genomic window CGGCTCCTTCGGGTCCGGCAACTGAGGCGGCTGTGCCTGTCACTGTCCCGGTCAAGCGCCGGTCGCGACATTGCGCGAAGATTCCCGGCCAACATGACGGTGCAGCGGACTTTTCGGGCGACCGGGCGATCGGGGTGAGGCGCGCCGCATTCTCGTATTCTTGACAACTCTCCGCCCGTTGTTTACATTCGCTCATGTGAAAAGCTGAGGGCCGAAACTCCGGGCTGCGAAAAGATGAACCCGTCTATCGGGCCGTCACCCGGCACCTGGCCCTGGGACATGCTCTTCTACTCCGTCCCGCTGCGGCAAGGGGACGTGATCCTGACCTCCCGCGCCGAGTATGTCAGCAATTACCTGGCCTTTCTGCATCGGGGGCGGCGGTGCGGCGTCGTCGTCGAGGTCGTGCCCGACGACGAGACCGGGCAATTGTCCCTGGAGGCGATGGAGAAGATGATCGATGCCCGAAGATTCGAGAACTGGGAGAGCTACGTGGCCGGGCGCGTCGGGCTGGCCGCGACGGTCGATTATGCCCTGGCCGTCGGAATCGGGAACATCCGCCTGCGCGTCCAGGCCCTGGCGCGCGCCTCCGTCCACTATTACAACACCGAGGACGAGATCGAACGCTTCTGCTGCGAACTCGCCTCGGCGTGACGGACGCGCGGTCGGCAATCGACAGCCGAGTGCTGGATCCCGGCACGGTTCGCGGAGACCCGCCGGCCGGAATGGGTTTGATTCGGCGGCGCGATAAGCGCGCTGTCCGCCGCCGGCAATAGGCGACATTGACAACTTCCATCAAAGCCATTATAATCTAGACAGACTAGACAGAAAAAGATTTAAGGAGGTTTTCATGGGACATCGATGGCAATTGCAGGAAGCAAAAAATAAATTCAGCAAACTTGTTGAAAAGGCTCGGCAAGAAGGTCCTCAATTCGTTACCAAACACGGAAAGGAATCCATCGTGGTTCTTTCCGTGGAGGAGTATAAAAAAATCATTAAACCCAAATCCAACCTGTTTCAATTCATTCAGACGTCTCCCTTATCAAAAACTTCAGTTAGCATTGAACGGGATAAAAGCTCCGGCAGAGATATCGAATTATGAATTATCTTCTTGACACCTGTTTGATATCGGAACTCGCAAAATCAAAACCTGACGAAAAAGTTGTCGATTGGGTTTTGGGTGAAAATGAATCAAGTTTTTATATTTCCG from Acidobacteriota bacterium includes these protein-coding regions:
- a CDS encoding type II toxin-antitoxin system Phd/YefM family antitoxin is translated as MGHRWQLQEAKNKFSKLVEKARQEGPQFVTKHGKESIVVLSVEEYKKIIKPKSNLFQFIQTSPLSKTSVSIERDKSSGRDIEL
- a CDS encoding aminotransferase class V-fold PLP-dependent enzyme; this encodes MNPSIGPSPGTWPWDMLFYSVPLRQGDVILTSRAEYVSNYLAFLHRGRRCGVVVEVVPDDETGQLSLEAMEKMIDARRFENWESYVAGRVGLAATVDYALAVGIGNIRLRVQALARASVHYYNTEDEIERFCCELASA